One Candidatus Limnocylindrales bacterium genomic window, TCGCCGGCTCCGAAGCGATGACGATGCGAGGCTTGTTGTCCGCGGTCTGGAACTTGATCGCGTTGGCCAACAGGTTCTGGAACACCTGCCGCAGCTGCGTCGGATCGGCGCTGAGCGTCGGAAGGTCGGACATCTCCACGGCCGCTCCCTTGCTCTCGATCAGAACCTCGAGATCGTTGAGCACCTCGCGCACCACCTGTCCGACGTCCAGGGTGACGAAAGGCCGTGCGCGAGTGACGACTCGAGAGAACTCGAGCAGGTCATTGATCAGCGTCTGCATGCGCTCGGCCGCGTTCATCATGCGGCCGATGTAGTCCTTGGCTTGTTCGCTGACGGTGTCGCCGAGCTTGGTCTGCAGCCGGTCGCCGAAGACGATGATCTTGCGCAGCGGCTCCTGCAGGTCGTGCGAGGCCACCGACGCGAACTGCTGCAGCTCCCGGTTGCTGGCCTCGAGCTGCGCTGCCACGCGCTCGAGCTGCTCCTGTGCTGCCTTGCGGGCGCGGATCTCGGTGGCCAGCTCGGTGTTGTCGCGCTCGAGCTGCCGGCTGCGATTGCGCTCGATGGCGTATCGCATCGACCGCACCAGCGACTGTCCGTCCACCCTGCCCTTGACCAGATAATCCTGCGCGCCCTCGTTCAGCGCACGCACCGCCAGGCGCTCATCGTCATTCCCGGTCAGCACGACGACCGGGATCTCCGGATCGAAGCCGTGGATGCGTTCGAAGGTCTCGAGACCGCGGCTGTCGGGCAGCGACAGGTCCGACAGCACGACGTGGAACGGCGAGCCGTCCAGCGCCTTCAGGGCCGCGCCCAAAGTGGTCACGTTGGTCATCTCGAACTGCCCCGGGGCCGTCTTGGCCAGCGCCCGTTGCAGGAGGAATGCGTCGTCCTCCTCGTCCTCGACGAGCAGGATGCGGATCGGTTCTTCGCTCACGCCCCCTTTCTCCTGGTGGCGGAGACTACAGGGCCTCGAGCGACGGCGCCAAGCGCGCCGGGCCCTTTCCGCCGGTGTCCCGGTCCGCCGGTGCTCAGGGATTCTTCCCCGCCGCCGCCTTCGCGGCGTCGTCGGGGTGACAGTACGTCTGCAGATTGGCGTAGAAGGCATGGCAGGCACCAGCGGGAGCGCCGCTGGACGCGCACAGGCGCGACCGCCACGCCGTCGTCTCCACCACCGAGTGAATCGATGGAACGCCGGTGCAGAACCCCTTGGCGGGCTTGCTGTCGGGAAGGCAGGACGTGATGAAGACGCCCGCCAGGTCGCGGCATTCCTCGTCCTTGCAGGCTTCGTGTCGGCGCAGCGACTCGGTCAGGCAGCCTGCCTCGTCGGTCTTGCCCGCGAATTCGATGCCCTCCTGCGCCGTCGCGTACGCCGGCCCTTTCAGCTCGAGCTTCTGCCGCGGCGGTTTGTGGCTGCCGGCGCCCCCGGGATCGGACGACGCGCCCTCCTCCTGGTAACGGTTCTCCTTTTCCTCCACCTTCCACTGTGCCTCGCGGCGGGCGGCGTCGCGCTCAGCCTTCTCGTTGGCAGCCTCCTCCCTGGCCTTGCGCCGTTCCTCCGCCTCGGCGCGCTCTTCCTCGCCGCTGCGCTGCTGAAACGTCTCGACGTTCACCGCATTGTCCTGCAGGTGCTTGCTCAGGCGGCTGCCCGCGTCGAGCGAACCGTCCGCATTCAGAACCGGCGCGCCCGGCTGCGAAAACCCTTCCATGATGCGGGTTCCCCAACCGAACATGAATCCCATCATCAGCAGCGCGAGCGAGCTGAGGATCGCGCCCTGGAGCAAGGCGGGATTGAGCGCTCGCAAGGTGGGCTCGCTGTGGGGCCGGCGAAGCTTCTGGTATTCGAACGCGCCCGCATAGCCTTGAGTGCCGTTGTAGAGGACGGCTGGCAGTGCCGCGCAGCGCATCCCGGCGAGCGCCTGGTCGAGAACGCCGCCTTCGGCAAGAACCTCGCCGAGCGATGTCGCCAGGGCGGGCAGCTCTCCGACGCACAGCAGTGCCAGAGCGCCGCACGCGGGCAGGTTTCGCGAAGCCGCGCCGAGCGCGAACAGGAGCGCGGCAATGCCGCCGACCACGTTCCATTCGAAGGGCGCTATGCCCAGACCGCCCATGAACTGGTACGCGCCGATCGCGAGCAGAAGCGTTCCCCACGCGCCGCCGACGATGCTCGCGGTGCGGATGCGCTTCTCGGCCCACGCGTAGCGGCGGTCGGCACCTTCGCGGAGATTGGTCGGGCGCCAATCGTAGTCCTGTCCCTCGTCCATGCCACCAGCCCTCCGTCACCCGAGTCCGTGCGCTCAGGGTACACGGGCGCCAGTCGGGTGCGAATGAACCGATGGTCGCGCGCAGACGTTAC contains:
- a CDS encoding ATP-binding protein, translated to MSEEPIRILLVEDEEDDAFLLQRALAKTAPGQFEMTNVTTLGAALKALDGSPFHVVLSDLSLPDSRGLETFERIHGFDPEIPVVVLTGNDDERLAVRALNEGAQDYLVKGRVDGQSLVRSMRYAIERNRSRQLERDNTELATEIRARKAAQEQLERVAAQLEASNRELQQFASVASHDLQEPLRKIIVFGDRLQTKLGDTVSEQAKDYIGRMMNAAERMQTLINDLLEFSRVVTRARPFVTLDVGQVVREVLNDLEVLIESKGAAVEMSDLPTLSADPTQLRQVFQNLLANAIKFQTADNKPRIVIASEPAMIGSRPAFCITVSDNGIGFEQHHAERIFAPFQRLHGRSEYGGSGIGLAIVRRIVERHGGNITAHSAPGQGATFRILLPAEHGSSDTEAGTPPAPPGSAAAAS